From Musa acuminata AAA Group cultivar baxijiao chromosome BXJ3-8, Cavendish_Baxijiao_AAA, whole genome shotgun sequence, one genomic window encodes:
- the LOC103994371 gene encoding uncharacterized protein LOC103994371, which translates to MDASKGKPNSSRSSRLPHKAKKLSISVLVISLPLLYLSLLHIPPSNLLEDTTFWFLMSNSIIIIVAADSCIFSSSNEAGDLYDEFVKHGRERTAFLAKPSVETGDDDRKHKEQESEVADDRSLVLHGRSVNQKLTPADTSVSVEEEMPRRSEEETVVLRQRSLPPVGKVEESMPLRRSVTEGEREEYCCGAEDDEYSHMSNEELNKRVEEFIRRFNREMRLQRRNE; encoded by the coding sequence ATGGATGCTAGTAAAGGCAAGCCAAACTCCAGCAGAAGTAGTAGACTCCCTCACAAGGCCAAGAAGCTGTCCATCTCCGTTCTGGTcatctccctccctctcctctaCCTCTCTCTCCTCCACATCCCCCCCTCCAATCTCCTCGAGGACACCACCTTCTGGTTCCTCATGTCCAACTCCATCATAATCATCGTCGCAGCAGATTCTTGCATCTTCTCCTCGTCGAACGAGGCAGGCGATTTGTACGATGAGTTCGTGAAGCATGGCCGGGAAAGGACTGCGTTCCTCGCGAAGCCATCGGTGGAGACTGGTGACGACGACCGGAAGCACAAAGAGCAAGAGTCTGAGGTAGCAGATGACAGGAGTTTAGTGTTGCACGGGAGATCAGTGAACCAGAAGTTAACGCCTGCTGACACAAGCGTCAGCGTGGAGGAGGAAATGCCGCGAAGAAGCGAGGAGGAAACTGTGGTTTTGCGTCAGAGGTCGCTTCCTCCGGTCGGCAAGGTGGAGGAGAGCATGCCACTCCGGCGCTCGGTGACCGAGGGGGAGAGAGAAGAGTACTGCTGCGGGGCGGAGGACGATGAGTACTCGCACATGTCGAACGAGGAGCTCAACAAGAGGGTGGAAGAGTTCATAAGAAGATTCAACAGGGAGATGAGGCTTCAGAGGAGGAACGAATGA
- the LOC103993979 gene encoding syntaxin-121 encodes MNNLFSSASWRQDVESGGGRGSELQMAAGGANLDSFFEDVETLKNDLREVERLHRSLHEANEEGKSLHEASAVRALRARMDADVALALKKAKFIKLRLESLDRANAANRAVPGCGPGTTTDRTRTSVVAGLRKKLRDSMDAFAELRSKVASDYRETVERRYYTVTGDVPDEATVDELVATGEGERFLQRAIEEQGRGRVLDVVAEIREWHGAVAELERSLLELQQVFMDMAVLVEAQGQQLDDIESNVGRAQSFVRHGTEQLGAARQHQKSTRKWTCIAIIIILIIILIIVLSIVLTHTNKSSSSSASPPS; translated from the coding sequence ATGAACAACCTCTTTTCTTCCGCATCTTGGCGACAAGACGTGGAGTCCGGCGGCGGACGAGGCTCGGAATTGCAGATGGCGGCGGGCGGGGCGAACCTGGACAGTTTTTTCGAAGACGTGGAGACCCTCAAGAATGATCTGCGGGAGGTGGAGCGCCTGCACCGCAGCTTACACGAGGCAAACGAGGAGGGGAAGTCCCTGCACGAGGCGTCGGCGGTGCGCGCCCTTCGCGCCCGCATGGACGCCGACGTTGCCCTCGCCCTCAAGAAGGCCAAGTTCATCAAGCTCCGACTCGAGTCCCTGGACCGCGCCAACGCCGCCAACCGCGCCGTCCCCGGCTGTGGGCCCGGCACCACCACCGACCGCACCCGCACCTCTGTCGTCGCCGGCCTTCGCAAGAAGCTCCGCGACTCGATGGACGCCTTCGCGGAGCTCCGTTCCAAGGTCGCCTCCGACTACCGAGAGACGGTGGAGCGGCGCTACTACACGGTCACGGGGGATGTGCCGGACGAGGCGACGGTGGACGAGCTGGTGGCGACGGGGGAGGGGGAGCGGTTCTTGCAGCGGGCCATCGAGGAGCAGGGCCGGGGCCGGGTGCTGGACGTGGTGGCTGAGATCCGGGAGTGGCACGGGGCAGTGGCGGAGCTGGAGCGCAGCCTGCTGGAGCTGCAGCAGGTGTTCATGGACATGGCGGTGTTGGTGGAGGCGCAGGGGCAGCAGCTGGACGACATCGAGAGCAACGTCGGCCGCGCCCAGTCCTTCGTCCGCCACGGCACCGAGCAGCTCGGCGCCGCCCGCCAGCACCAGAAGAGCACCCGCAAGTGGACCTGCAtcgccatcatcatcatcctcatcaTCATTCTTATCATCGTCCTCTCCATCGTCCTAACCCACACCAACAAATCGTCCTCATCATCGGCCTCCCCACCGTCCTAA